In Fusarium oxysporum f. sp. lycopersici 4287 chromosome 2, whole genome shotgun sequence, a genomic segment contains:
- a CDS encoding AraC family transcriptional regulator — translation MDPSTLGFKQTLNFVTLFEDEISRWDAVTSRNTHADGFFVYAVRTTKIFCRPICKARLPRRANVSFFTNGYDAQKAGFRPCKRCKPEVAGFMPEETAVRKIRAFVQQQTEKQGDAEARLSLSQMARLTGLSKWHFHRVFKKCVGVTPTEYLRKQRQGQGVQSLLENGETSWIDKLDFETLGQEDFDFASWDEPVVGSGYATTETPSTTLSGSGSPWSIEEFLIWPEENKPTLV, via the coding sequence ATGGATCCATCAACTCTTGGTTTTAAACAGACCTTGAACTTTGTAACACTCTTCGAAGACGAAATATCTCGATGGGATGCCGTCACTTCGCGCAACACCCATGCGGATGGTTTCTTCGTCTATGCAGTTCGCACTACCAAGATATTCTGCCGACCAATATGCAAGGCCCGTCTTCCCCGCCGAGCAAACGTCTCATTCTTCACCAATGGCTACGATGCCCAGAAAGCTGGTTTCCGCCCTTGCAAACGCTGTAAGCCCGAAGTAGCAGGGTTCATGCCAGAAGAAACAGCTGTGCGAAAGATCCGGGCGTTTGTGCAACAGCAGACAGAGAAACAGGGCGACGCAGAAGCCAGGCTGAGCCTCAGTCAGATGGCGAGGCTGACTGGGTTGTCTAAGTGGCACTTTCATCGAGTGTTTAAGAAATGTGTTGGTGTGACACCAACAGAGTATCTGAGAAAACAaagacaaggtcaaggcgTCCAGAGCTTGTTGGAAAATGGAGAAACAAGTTGGATTGATAAACTGGACTTCGAAACTCTGGGCCAAGAagactttgactttgcttCTTGGGATGAACCTGTGGTTGGCTCAGGGTATGCAACTACagaaacaccatcaacaactctcagtggcagtggcagtCCATGGTCTATCGAGGAATTCTTGATATGGCCAGAAGAGAATAAACCGACGCTTGTGTAA